The genome window AATTGCGCCACCTTCTGACCTGGCAGCTTCCTCTGCGTGAGAATCTGCGAGTGCAGTTGTAACTGACGTATCTGCTGTGGTGTTGCTGTTCTCACTCCGGTGACATTAGCAGTTTTAACGAGTGTTGCAACGGGCGTTCCTGTCGAGGGACCAGCCTGCTGAAGGCCTGCTTGGGCAAACAACTGTGCTGGTGTTAGCGTCGTCATCTGGGCGGGTACCTGCACCTGCGTGACTGTCTTCTGTTGTTGCTGACGTTGCAGTGCTTGTTGCTTCAGGAGGGTGGCCATCTCTGCTTCGGTAACGGTCCTGGTAACTGGCTTTCCAACACTCACACCACCTTGTTTCATCAGAGTGGCAGCTCTCTGCTGGACTCCTGTGACAGCTACTGATACTTTTTGTCCAGAGGCTTGAGCCTGGAAATGAAAGGGCAAACAAAATCATATATTAATAACGTTAATGAACATCTCTCTCAAAAGTATCTTCAGCAATTATCCCCGTCTCTCCTAATCTTTCTAGATTTAGGGCGGGTGGTAGAAAGAAAATGTGTACGCAATACTGTTCTTTTCTCTTACTCACCTGTAATGCTTTGAGTTGTTGCTGACGAAGCAGCATCTGCTGTCGATACAATTGTACCTGTGCTGGAGTGAAGGTCTTCGTGGAGGCACTCGCCATCGGAACATTAATGATTCCTTTCTGAGTGACCGTGGGATTCTGCACATTGGAGACAATGTTCGCTGTGGCTGAACGCTGCCCTGGTTGAAGATTAGCCACACTGACGACTGTGGGGGCCTGTCGCTGGTCAGACAGGGTGAGAACACCCGAACGTGCCTTCACCGTAGCCGTAACAATTGCGTTATTCGTGGTAGGATTAGCAGGGAGAGATTTCTGAGGTGGAATTGATGTGGTTGGGGGTGTGGGGGGTAGCTGGGATAGTTGGGTACTAGGGGTTAGTGGTTGAGGTTGTGGTTGAGGAGTTTGTGTGGTGGAGGGAGGGGGCACAGGAGATTGGGTGGGTGGAGGTTGTTGGGGGGATTGGTGCTGTTGTTGCTGCTGTTGAGCTTGAGCTAGACGTGCTGCTGCGGCTGCTGCTGCTTGCTGTTGTTCGGGAGTTATGACCTGGAATATTTGTGGGTTTGGTGATACAATTGGGAGAATTATTGGGATGCCGAAGAGAGTGGGACCAAGTCGAAAAGATGATGCAGATCATCGGGGGGATAGCTATGAAGAAAAAGAGATGTGGAGATTTAGAGACAGATTTTTCGTTTGAGGAAAGATGGTAACGATCTTGAGGTTTTATTTTGTTTGCTAAGGGTTGAGAATTTTTAGATTCGTCATCGATGATTCAGCAGGTTTACTGTTCAATGAATCAATGGGAATTgctaatttttaatattaggATAGGATAACAGCTTATAATACATCAGTGTAGtgtggaaaaatcgaatatgcGATTTTTAGATTGTTTATTCGTGCAGGTGGTctttatttatcttttttttaaattttattagtGAAGATCAATGGATATTTATACATCTCATCAAGGTTATAGACTTCAATAAGTACTCGAAATATTACCATCAAAACTTAATTAGTTATGACCTCAGGAAACTCATGCTATGACTGTCTTGTTTTGATTTTAAAAGATGATGGAAACCGCACAGATGGCCTCAAGTGGTGGAgtagaaaatgttgaaaaaaaaagaaaagaattgTTGTGGTTCAATATAAAATAGTAATTGTAGGAGAGGATGGAGTTTAAGTTGATAGAACTCACGGTATTGACGTTGTTCTTCTGCTTCTCCTTGGCTATTCTCTCAGCTCGTCTTGTGGCAACGTCGATTGGTGCTAGTGGACTGTCATATTGTACTCCATTCTCAGCCAACACAGCTGCATGCTTGGGATTTCTCATCATGGGATTGACAACAGCTGGCTTTGTCACAGATGTACGTTTGTTGCCAATCGTCTTGATAGTATCGAAACGCTGACAGCACATCATCGTGAAGGAGTTGTTTTTGTCCTGATTGTAAAGTTGACTTGTACGCATTGGTCTATTGGCTTTGACTTGTTGCtattttttgagaataaataaattagggAACCACGTAAATTATATCCAAGGATAGTTAACTTGAACATATCGTTGAAGAGAATAGCGAAAAATTATCACATGATAACATAGACTTATGTTATTGAAAAGTGATATTCTGGTTTGCATAATATTTGGTAAAAGCGATGTCTGGTGGTTCTAATTTAGGAAAATAtttacacaaaaaaatattcttaccTCAGTGATTGGAGGAATCTTGTACATTCCCCCCTTCTGCTTCTTTTGCTTCTTGGGGGTGTTATCGTACATTAGTTTGCCCTCCTCTCGAGGTATGATAACCGTCTCATACCTAGTCCGGCATTGCTTGGGGGATCGATAGATCCTGGAAGTGTTGTTCACAATGTCAGCAACGAGATCCCAATTTGGAGTATGTCCAGGTGACACAATGACGAGATTCAGGGGGAGTCCTTGGTAAACCTGGATCGCCTGGAGGAGTGCCCAGTCCTCGTGGACCATCCACTCCAGCAAGTGATCGGCTTCAGTCGTGGGACGTGATAGAGGGGGTCTGGATCCTGGAAGTTGggttggaggacgaggaaGATTTCTGTACTTGTGAAGCTTCATATCCTTTCGTATTTTCATGAGGGCTGAAGAGGGACGATCGAAGAGGGATCTTGGGGCGTACACAGAGTCCTCCTTATGACGTATTTTCGTCGGTCTGCGACCGTCACGACCATCACGATCCGCCGGGAGCTCTACTCTTGGCCTCTTTGGATCTTTCTTGGTGTATACTGGGGGCAGCTGGGACTCGGGAATCGGGGTGTTCTCGTAGAGAAAACCCAGGGAATAGTCTATGTACACGTCATTGTCAGATGTTGGAGGCGTTGGTGGACACCACATCTGGGGAAAGAGAATTATGAAGGGGATTTTGAGATGGAAACacatttttattgagtttgCTATTATTTTAGCTCAAGTTCTCGAATTCCGTAGAACGTatgagatagaaaaaaattcaggacgcggaaaaaattattttgtataaCAATtgtaagataattttttttttaactcattAAAATACTTACAGGCATTTGCTCCATAGTGTTATCCGACAGCCATACCTGGAATATTGTCAAGATAGGAATAATTCATTAGAATCctcattttcatcaaaaacaaTCGCATTTTAAACTTTTCATTGCAGAGCACAGCGAAGCGACCAGATTTCTGACTTACCTATGAATTCACCATCTGCCATGAATCAATCAAGTCCACAAAACatctgaatattttaaaaactaCGGAATTGCCCACATTAAAATTCCCACCAATTacttttttggaaatattgattagtttattttttcttcagaaaAATGCAGTTTTCGTGGTGGGGGGAATCAGTGTAAAATGTAAACccaaaaaaacttttcaatCTCCGGTTTTAATTGAGAATCAAAGGCGGTTCAAGGTCAGATTGCCCTTAATGGATAACGGAAGCAGTCGCGAAAGAAGTTGCAAtccattttttgaaaattgcctccaATAGAAATGAGGAGAGAAGGGTTCCCATGTCTCTCTTTGAGActgttttattttgattttttgcccCAAAAATTGTAGGAAAGTTAGCCCAGGTGATGCTGAAAAATAGATGGTTCCCCCGTTCATTAGATTCCTCCTCTTAATACTTGAAAAATGTCGGCAGTAGATATAACTGAACAAACGTGGATTAAAAAACAAACTTTACGACAGTTTCCGCAGTTCCTTAAGAGTGTTTCGACTTGAAAATCATTGTTTTTTAAGGAGCAACCATACTGCAAACGTCCTTCGAGGTCGTTAGACCCCCAACATAATTTGACCTTCcctttgattaaaaaaaaataatcattgtaAAAAATCTCAGAAATTTCAGAACTTGAAGACTTAAAAAATAACttcaatatttccaaaaatcccCCTAAACTAAAGAGAAAGGAAATTTCGTGAATTCAAAGGCTCATTTTCTCGAAAATTCTGGTGACTTCGCTCTCCTTAGATAGCCCTCactccaaaaatttttcaacatgtGCCTGCTTATATCCTGGGAGTCTCCAAGTTTGGAATGGCAAAGGCAAGTGTTTTGGTGCCATGTGataatcaaaaattcaaaaaaaatccacatctcaaatccaaaaattatgtcctgaatcaataaatttggGCGGTCATGACGGCCTTGCCACACCAAacatcaacgaaaaaaaaaaaatccaaatttatCATGTCAGACCTCCAAAACATAAACAAGCACACTGATCAAAATTCatctacaattttttgttcGTGAATATATATtctttaaaatttctttttgacACCAAAACAAACGGAAGTGAACCTTTGAACCACTTGGAAACGCACCAAGAAATAAGAGAACACacatcgaaaaaaattgtttcatcatctcatttatttatcaatatttcatcTCGAAAAGGTGGTACTCGTACGGTATCTTTCatttgctcattttttttttcaataaaaaaagtaaacaCGCAAATCAACGCTCAAACATCCGCATCTTACGATAATAATGAGGAATCAATTACATACATCCGCTTCAGACTAATTAATAACGTAATTATGATATTATTTCGTCCTCCTCGCGACGAGGAACATAAAAATATAGAGGAAATtactttttcgttaaaaaaaaagaaaatgaaacaaattatcgaaaaatataacaatGGCCTTTAGCGTAATTAACCGTGGAATTAATTActgttacattttttttctttctcattaaaaatctAAACCTATTATAATACAGTCATAAATCTCTTATATCacgaattataaattatcgCATTACtcaatcattcattcattcgcaCATCTTTTTCCCTCTTCGTTATACAAAAAATCTTATGATCTAGCGCACCTAATCACTatttaattgagaaataaaataattaagagGGACTGGTAATGATAAATAGTACGATTTTCGTGACGCTTGTGAACGTTTTTCGAGGAATTTGGGGAGGGTTGGGTGGGAATGATATTTACAGttataatgatgaaaattagtcatgatttttgggggtggggaggggaatCATTTATACACTTTTTACAATGATTTTGTCAACTTTCGGAGGAGTTCAGGAGGATCTATTGAgagatggaaattatttttgagcgATTGGAGAAAGTCATGAAGGGGATGTACCAGTTATTAATTAGTCGGGGGAGAggtactttttattttttataaatttggtTGCCTTTGCTATGAAtaggtgaagaaaaaaaaatataaagagtGTTTTTGTAGGCAATGTTATGTACTACAAAAATACtcattttacattttcttCTAACACTACTGGCTAGCGAGGTAAAACAATAAGTAATGATTATTGAAATCAATCCATTTTCTATAGACGTGActgttaaattttcattaatcttaataaataatttttccaagtgtaTGGAAGGGGTAATTTCGCGTAATGATAGCATTATGAATTGACaatgaaagaaattaaaaagagTCAAGTTTCCATTGCCACtgagtaaataattatttctcgcAACTTTCTGCAGTGCGTTGTCATTTAATAATCTAAATGATGATTTCAAATGTCAAAAATGAAACCCAACCCATCGCCTATCTTTAAACACATTCGGGGGAAAACGAGAATAATTGATTCGGGCTCCAAGAGTTAGGGAAAATTTGATGTTTAcgtttcaatgaatattccGAGATATATTAGGTAAAAAGTTACCATTCAAgctttgtttgtagggaaaaCAAGAACGTAAATGTCTTGATAAATACTTCACTATATCcattagatttcgagatatttagtAAGCAtttgtaaattttgtaatcaGCTTTTCTTCAATATCTTCAGATCTATCAGAgatcaaaaatattcatacaGAAATTGGATAGTTTCCCGTTGATGTTAACCGTTGGAACATCAACCGAGACAGAACTAAATATGATTATAACTTTTTCCAGAATATTATGAACTCTGTCCACCGATcaatttctgagaaaaaaaaaactaggaaaaatttcattgagaaTTTGCCTATCGCCCTCAGGTTCCAAGATATCCCTCAAAAACCACTGTCCACTCATTATCACCCCGCATAATTTTACCAAAGAAAATTATGATtcgttttttcaaaatctccCCCTCTTTACACCTCTCAACACtggaaattcaattctctATCGCCTCCTACCCCTTACAAATGATTAACTTTTTCTCCTCCCGTATGATGCCTCCCTTTCTTGACCCCAAGCCCCAAATCCTCATCATCCATAATATCCACCAACTGCACCTCACTATTTTTAATACCAGGATATCTAATCAAATCTCTATCTCTCCTCCTCAAACTCTTTCTGTTCCTGACCTCCTCAACCTCCTGTCCCTCCTCTTCGTCATCCATCAATCCCTGTCCCAACTCAAACTCCCCATCTTTCCTCCTGTTCTCATCCTGCCTTTTAGTTTTATTGTACCCAAACCTCGAGTGCTTATCAAAACTCATGATACTCATGGCTACGACCTTAGCAGTTCTCTGTGGCTTCTCATTAACCTCAACTCCCTCAACCATAGCATTACCATTGGAATCAGTATCGGAAGTGTCTCTGGCCTCAACAGATGACTTTCTACTGATCTTACTTCTTTTAAACTCCTCAACACTTctatttttacttttatctTCAGGCATCGGGGTGTCCGGACGTTTCCTATGCGCGAGGAACGTTGAATTCTCCTGGGGCTTCTTCACATCACTCAATTTCACCGATGACCTCTTACTGGGAGGAGACAGAAATCCATTATCTAAGACCTTGGCATTAGTTGATGACCTGGTAATTCTCGAGGTACCAACAATGGtcttaataatattaatatcggATTCCGATATCTCGAGAACATCAGGAGGAGCACCTGTAACCTTTCCCCCAGGTCTTCTTGTCTTTTTATCATCCTGAGGAGGCTCTGACAACAGTCTCGATCTACGTGTTAACACACCCGAGGGCTTTGATTTACTTTCTGAAGACGTTGAAGATTCAAATCTCTCGGAATTATCGTCAGAGTCTTTGATTTCATGGACATCCTGATGATCTTTTCCTTCGTCAATATCCGGCGTTTTATTATCACCATCAGGAATGTTATCGTCTACATCGGGTCCACGactcttcataaattcaacgtCATTAGCTGAGTCCGTCTGACTCGACGGAGACGTTGGGACATTGACATCGAGATTCTCAGTGTCCTCACGTGTTAAATCGATAGTTGCATTAGGTTTGGATAATTGTGCCCGCATTGATCTCGTCAATGGAACTGGGGAGACAGAACTCACTGAGTCATCGtcatcatttgattttttcacatGATTCAGACGTTTATTGAATCGAGACGAACGTCTGAACGAATCAGACTTGTGATTCTCCTCTGGGTTCTGGGGTATCATCTCATCGGTCgatgatttatcattttcattattatcattaattatctctgATGGCCTGGGGACAACTTCTTGAGTTTCAGGAGGAGCTTCTGGAGACTTGGGAGCATCATCTAAATTTTTTGTATCTTTATCGACGACAATATctgattttttcttcactaatttcaattttaaaactAATCTATCATTATAACTCTTGTCATCATCATCAGTATCGCTTAACCGATCGGAATTATCGACTGAATTTCCAAGATCATCAGTTTTTTCTGATACTATGCTGTCACAATTTGTCAGATCGTCGTCAATACTGTCGTTATCCtcgattttagatttttgtggTGGGGAAGGGGTGGCAATTTTCAGATGCGAACGTTTTTTATGGGGACGTTTTATGGGAGGCAGAATAGGAGAGACATCGAGAGTCCAGAGATTAATTTTAACATCACCTCGAGATCTGGTACGTGGAGAATTGAGATCTAGACGATTTTTGTGACCGAGTGAACCTCGAGGGCGACCTACCGAGCGTTTTTGGGTATGTTCAACAATAGGTAACTCTGGAGAGGATGGAGACGAGTCTTCGGACTCTGATGAGGAGCTCGAAGACTCGGGGGATAAGGCGGAGTTTGTGGAGCTTGTGCTATCGCGGCGACGGAGGGAACGGCGCAGGGGAAGATTGGGGCGCTTATTTTTTATACGTTTGGAATTATTTGGGGTATTGACCTGATTTTGAGAGTCCTCGCGGCTAAAGGTGAGAGGCTTCTCATCATCATCAGCTAGGCGCATTCGTCGCTCCTCCTCCTCACGTAGAGCACGCAAACGGTCTAGCTCCCATTCCCGTTTTTGTTGTTCAAGCTCACGCTCTGCTGCCGCTAGTTGGGCTGCCGAGAAGGCTCCCTCTGAGAGCTCTACGAAACGCATTGCGTAACGCTCCACTGGGGTCAGCTAAAACAAAAaagaattcattaattttctgaatgatttttttttaactaaaaaaattaatgtctgaGAATTTAAAAGAATAATTTACCTGTGAAACGAGATTCTGAACTTCCATCTCAGCCTTGCTGATCTGCGCCTCCTCCTTTTCGCCCTCTTCCAAAGGAATATTCTCATCAAACTCAGCAAGATCAGCGACAGCCTCAGCCTTAGCTGTCCTAGCAgcctgaacatcgagatcctCCTCAGCAGCAGCAAGAGCACTCTCCAATGCTCCCATAGCGTTTTTCTCCTCAACAATTCCCTCCCTAAccaccctctccctctctctatgCTGCTCCAACACATCCGCCATTCTAACATTGGCATCACCTTCGTTATCCACTTCAAATAGATCTTGAATAGTGGAACTCTTGAAGTAAGCAGTCGTAAAATTACCCCCCTCAATAGCCAGATCACCCAACAATCGTTTCTGATTGGCCTTTTTCAGAATATTCTCCTCCACAGTCTTTTCACTGACAAGCCTGTAAATATGGACATCCCTTGTCTGTCCAATTCTGTGACATCTGTCCTGTGCTTGTGCATCCATTGTTGGATTCCAATCACTATCgtaaaaaataacagtatCAGCACCGGTAAGATTGACACCAACACCCCCAGATCTTGTCGACAGAATGAAACAGAATATCCTCTTGTCATTATTAAACCTCTCCATGAGTATCTGTCTTTGATCGACTCTCGTCGCTCCATCAAGCCTCAAATAAATATGCCCATGATAATTAAGAAATGCCTCTAAAACATCCAGCATTCTCGTCATCTGTGTGAATATCAGAACACGATGTCCCCCAGTCTTCAGTTGTCTCAATAACCTATCAAGACTCTGAAGCTTACCACAGTCGTACTGGATCAACCTGGGATCTGGGAACTGGGTACTCATGGCCCTGGCAATGGGATGAAGTATCTTAACTTTATTACTCAATCCTCGATCCAGGACATTCTCCAGTCTTTTCTGGCCCCAGAGTTTGTGAGGAGGTGGATGAGAAACATGGAACTTAGGGAGTGGAGCATTGACAGCTGGTACGTATACCACAAATCTCTCAAAGACCACTTGTAGTTCCTCAACAATTTGCTCTGTTGATTTGATAGCCTCAGCTAAAGCTTCTGTCGAGGTGAAATAGTCTTTTCGTCGTCTGGGAAGTTTTTTCGAGGTACATTGGAGCCAACCATTGTGCCAACGACATCTAGACGATGGTTTTTCAATCCTCAATGCTGTGAAGAGATCCTCACCATAGAGTGGACATGCTGCACAACGTCTCTCATTTATTGTGGATATCATTTGGAGTTTTGAGGTTCGTCTGTGCGAGCGTTCGGTGTCCAAATCTTGTAGGTGAAATTCTGATTTAGGTGGCTCCTTGGAAGGCCTCTTCGAGGACTCCTTGGAGCTCCGGGTGACAATTTCACATCGAATTGGAGGCTGGGGAGGTGTGACGTTAAGTGGAGGAACCCTCATCACCGGTCGACCACCCACTGATGTCACCATTTGGGAAAGATTTGTCAACTTTGGAGAAAGAACTGTCAGGCGTTGACCACTGGAGGTTACCATTGGAAAGGACATGGTAGTTGTGTTTTGGGTGTTTGAGGTGATGATGAGGTGTCTACCAGTAGAAGTTTGCACTAGTTGGGCGAAACTTGGCACTGCTATCCTCTGGAGTGAGTCCCCTTGCTTCACGGTTACGGTTTGTGTGGCTAGACGAGGGAGACCGTCTCGGAGATTCGTGTTGCTCATGGTTATTCGTTGGGGAGTCGTCGGGGCGGATGAGGTTGGTGGGTGAGATAGACCCACTGGTATAGCTGGAAGATTCAAGAAGATTACGTAAGAAGGAATGTTTGAagcagaaagaaattttgctCTCCAAAAAAGTTTCAGGGAGAAATTTAGAATATACTCAGCAAGAAACTGGTCCTTTAATCAAATTCATACTTGGCAttcggaaattttaaatttcttctcaagtctatcatgaaatttcatgaagaaGTGTCTTCTCGATTCTGGAATGCACATTTGATGAAGACTAATGTACAAGCTGGTTCGAGGATATTTAATCTAGCACCACTGCAAAGGCAGATTATACCGTAAAGAGTATAAACACCGATCGATGATGCATTTTAACTCAATAAACTGATTTTTACCTTTAACAGTGCCAGCGTGCTGCACAAGTTGCACAGAATACCCTTGTAGTTGTTGTCCACTGGCGACTTTGAGAGTGACTCCCTGTCCAGGACTAGCTTGATTATTTCCCCCCTTAACCAGAGGTGAAGTTCCAACTTTCGGATTAGGCAGAATTCCCGTGAAATTTCTCAACTTGGGTTGAGAATTTTGTGAATTAATGGGTGGTGCTTTTGCCTGATTAGAAAGTCTAacattgattttaatttttcctgaggGACAACGAGGTGGTGCTGGAGGTTGGTTGTCAAtctcttcaattaatttttttggagtaTGAAGTTTTCTCACTCTGTGAGCAACAAAAGCAGTCAACGTCAACTCCAGATCGATTAGCCGAAGATTTAAACAACTAAGATCAATGTGCTTGAAGGGATCGTAGTCCAGGGCTTGCCAGGCTAATGACGCCGTCACAAAGTCAATACCCTCCATTTGAAACGGTGAAACTGTGGGCCGAACTTCGAATAAATTTGGATGATTGCAGACCTTTCGTAACTGCATGAGAACGTTTATGACACTGAGAAGATTTCCACTGGCCAATGTCTCTTTCGTTTTTGCTCGTGACATGAAATCGTCGTAGAGAAACCTCTGGCGTTTTGATAATCTACACATCACCACGTGCTCGTACTTCTTTGGAAGTTGTTTTTCCACTTCGGATTTTAATCGGCGAAGGAGGAAGGGGCGAAGTACCTGTTTTAACATAAGGAAAGTTTTcatattgagatttttttagagATGATCTAGATAAAAATCTATATTGGTTGGTATTTTTTTGGATTGAATTGATATTATCCTGACTTCAATTCAGctaaaacaaaaaatccaacataATTGGAAATTCTCCGGTTTAGCTTGGCCCTTCAAGAAGGCACATTAATTGAAAAGGACTCAatacaataatttattaatgataCAATATTAAGATGTATCTCCAGACAGGATTCGCATGCCGCAAAAAATTCCACTTAATACAACACACGAGTTTTAATGGAGAAAATTTGATATCTCgctgataattaataaaaacgaTTGAAAGCATTGATAATCCTTCATCGAGGTCGGCAGCGagtaattataataaaaaaataacccaCAAACCTTGTGAAGACGACggatgattttttcgttgtacTCGCTGTTACCCTCGATCATTCCAGTCACTGGATTGCTGAACCACTCTTTGAATTCTCGATGAGACTGGAATACATTTGGCATTAAGAAATGCATCAGGGACCATAGTTCCATGAGGTTATTTTGAAGGGGAGTACCAGTGAGTAACAACCGCCtgtaatcaatgaaaaatccatcaatTAGTTGATTCTTTGTCTCAAACTGGTTtacttataaaaataattttttaaggaaaaaaacagaataattttttaaggaaaaaaaCTCAGACAAATGCCTCGATAACAGCACGAAGTAGGTTCGAGTTGAATGGATCTCGTTCCTTCAGAAACGGTAAATTGTCATCATTGATTTTAATCCTTGAAATTATTCTTTACCTAATttaaatcgattatttttcattagaatATTAGATTTCATTGTAACTAAAATTGTATGAAGACTTGAATGAAACGaatttggtgaaaaaaatcaaagttcaAAAGTAGCAATTTAAATTACTGAAATTTACTTCTGGGTATTTTCAATGAAGCGTCGATTATTTCAAAGGattcgaaaatttattaaaatttaattacctcTGAGTTTGGAAGTTCAGGAGCAACTGCCATCTCTGAGACTTGAAATTCTTGATATTCTGTGCTTCGTCAAGTATCAAATACttccattttttcctcctaaAGCTCTGGTGGTCTTGAATGACGAGTTTATAAGATGTAATACAGATGTGAAAAGCATTTGGTTTTGTCCATCCTGTTCTCTTCGCTTTCCTCTCTTTCTGCGTTCCATAATACGTGAGAATTTTAAAGCCTGGACACCACTTCTTGCATTCCATCTCCCAATTTAACATGACTGATGTGGGAACGATGATCAAGTGTGGTCCCCAGTTACCTTTCTCACAGGCGAGATGAGCAAGGAGGGCTATCGTTTGAATCGTTTTACCCAGACCCATCTCGTCAGCGAGTATTCCGTTTAATTTACGCTCGTGCATTGTCACTAACCAGTCAAGACCGATGTGCTGGTATTCACGGAGGGAGTGTTTTAGGAGGAATGGAATCTTTGTGACAACCTGTaagttccgaaaaaaaaaaattaataatgatttCTAAAAGCGAACACCTTAAGCAGGAAGACAAAATATAAATCGAATAGCTAATTCATATTATCTGTAATCCAATGGTAATATCCTCAATAGATCTTATAATTGAACCAATGAGATTCAATTTACAAAGATTATTCATCATATGTTTCAATGGatgtaaaattattaaattatcttGAATCAATGTCAGGTAAAACCCGGCagtttttaattatgaaaattgtacGACGCTTTTGCGCAATCAATCAATATATCAAAATTATTGCATGGGAAAGCGGTCATGTTTGCTCTACCTCCCGTGAAATGATGATGTTGCTACAGAGCAAATCACTTTGGAAGAGAGGAATAGctcattcaaaattaaataataatgaaaaaaaaatattgtacatACACTAGTGGTGAGGAGAGTATTTCCCTTGGGCTGTATGCTCTCAGCAAGTGCAGCAACATCATCCATCTCATTGTGAGCCTCCGACTGCGAGGCATCAGCattgtttttcattgatttatcaCCAGAGAAATCCTCGAGCAACGATTTCAATCCAATTCCAGTTTCATCGTCACTCTGGTCCTGAGAGTCATTGTCCTTGATGTCATCTCCACTTTCACTCTCACTCCCTGACTTTTCCTCTGCGTCTTCATCCTCATCATTCTCGGATTCCTTTCCTGACTCTGAAAGAGCGTGAAAAATATCTATTAAGTAACTACAAACTGGACAAATAAATTTGGAAGAAATAATGGAGATGAATTTTGATATTTGAGAAAATCTCAGACAAATGCCTCGATAACAGCACAAAATAGGTTCGAGTTGAATGGATCTCGTTCCTTCAGAAACGGTAAATTGTCATCattgattaaaaatgaaagttATTTGCATCTAAgacttggatatccttaaaGTTCTAAAATTCATACCTTC of Diachasmimorpha longicaudata isolate KC_UGA_2023 chromosome 3, iyDiaLong2, whole genome shotgun sequence contains these proteins:
- the LOC135160391 gene encoding helicase domino isoform X3, which gives rise to MTDKQGVPTLPPLTGGGSNNGSGSGGGQQSVSLQQVLATQGLNVITTGAGQHLVLTSPVPGFSQVLPASTTSSSLQQMGVTRIVNISGGSPRVSVVGVASSSGTPLTSPTRQNSTKVVLATSPKLVRTTLGNMFLTPTSSSPPVKKLKLTDSTEKATLLDDSAGYRRRIMEHKMRRMRAIREKYAENASELFFLNAGGNMMDFQTWKKRSNTPPYLHFLRQHRLDPEDDDEDLTQPLPPEGPIVLGASGQGAEVKITASGATPVAVSTTLPAAVAQLSQGGTPIVPTPVKSSPPVSSSPVTDKTSQIPQKSSLNPPTASSSQPVVKLVKLSSTAPSPCDNQSNQEQIVEKAKQEAYVMQRITELQREGLWSERRLPKVQEPARTKAHWDYLLEEMVWLAADFAQERKWKKAAAKKCARMVQKHFQEKAIQAQKAEKLQELRLKKIAGFVAKEIKTFWANVEKLVEFKAQTRLEEKRKKALDQHLNFIVGQTEKYSTWLTEGLNKTDGAQSVPASMNSSRISSPVPGDKHSDDEFEPNQSSEDDEETIAKAEEEMKSNHKEEVELLKKESELPLEDLLKELPPNYLEERDKSLSPRPESQEEESTADGEFQVDSNESSDDDEDTIMEQEKREGGIDHRKELDELKAENEMSVEELMAKYGGAGATPMEDDSDDEESGKESENDEDEDAEEKSGSESESGDDIKDNDSQDQSDDETGIGLKSLLEDFSGDKSMKNNADASQSEAHNEMDDVAALAESIQPKGNTLLTTSVVTKIPFLLKHSLREYQHIGLDWLVTMHERKLNGILADEMGLGKTIQTIALLAHLACEKGNWGPHLIIVPTSVMLNWEMECKKWCPGFKILTYYGTQKERKAKRTGWTKPNAFHICITSYKLVIQDHQSFRRKKWKYLILDEAQNIKNFKSQRWQLLLNFQTQRRLLLTGTPLQNNLMELWSLMHFLMPNVFQSHREFKEWFSNPVTGMIEGNSEYNEKIIRRLHKVLRPFLLRRLKSEVEKQLPKKYEHVVMCRLSKRQRFLYDDFMSRAKTKETLASGNLLSVINVLMQLRKVCNHPNLFEVRPTVSPFQMEGIDFVTASLAWQALDYDPFKHIDLSCLNLRLIDLELTLTAFVAHRVRKLHTPKKLIEEIDNQPPAPPRCPSGKIKINVRLSNQAKAPPINSQNSQPKLRNFTGILPNPKVGTSPLVKGGNNQASPGQGVTLKVASGQQLQGYSVQLVQHAGTVKAIPVGLSHPPTSSAPTTPQRITMSNTNLRDGLPRLATQTVTVKQGDSLQRIAVPSFAQLVQTSTGRHLIITSNTQNTTTMSFPMVTSSGQRLTVLSPKLTNLSQMVTSVGGRPVMRVPPLNVTPPQPPIRCEIVTRSSKESSKRPSKEPPKSEFHLQDLDTERSHRRTSKLQMISTINERRCAACPLYGEDLFTALRIEKPSSRCRWHNGWLQCTSKKLPRRRKDYFTSTEALAEAIKSTEQIVEELQVVFERFVVYVPAVNAPLPKFHVSHPPPHKLWGQKRLENVLDRGLSNKVKILHPIARAMSTQFPDPRLIQYDCGKLQSLDRLLRQLKTGGHRVLIFTQMTRMLDVLEAFLNYHGHIYLRLDGATRVDQRQILMERFNNDKRIFCFILSTRSGGVGVNLTGADTVIFYDSDWNPTMDAQAQDRCHRIGQTRDVHIYRLVSEKTVEENILKKANQKRLLGDLAIEGGNFTTAYFKSSTIQDLFEVDNEGDANVRMADVLEQHRERERVVREGIVEEKNAMGALESALAAAEEDLDVQAARTAKAEAVADLAEFDENIPLEEGEKEEAQISKAEMEVQNLVSQLTPVERYAMRFVELSEGAFSAAQLAAAERELEQQKREWELDRLRALREEEERRMRLADDDEKPLTFSREDSQNQVWLSDNTMEQMPMWCPPTPPTSDNDVYIDYSLGFLYENTPIPESQLPPVYTKKDPKRPRVELPADRDGRDGRRPTKIRHKEDSVYAPRSLFDRPSSALMKIRKDMKLHKYRNLPRPPTQLPGSRPPLSRPTTEADHLLEWMVHEDWALLQAIQVYQGLPLNLVIVSPGHTPNWDLVADIVNNTSRIYRSPKQCRTRYETVIIPREEGKLMYDNTPKKQKKQKGGMYKIPPITEQQVKANRPMRTSQLYNQDKNNSFTMMCCQRFDTIKTIGNKRTSVTKPAVVNPMMRNPKHAAVLAENGVQYDSPLAPIDVATRRAERIAKEKQKNNVNTLSPR